Below is a genomic region from Vibrio cortegadensis.
TATCTGTTCTTTGGAAAGAGAGCCGGGTAGCGATATGCCTAGCGATTGCGATTTCAGCAGTGATGATGGGGCGCATACTATTATTTGGCGATGCTCAATCAACAGGGGGATTTGATATCCATTTGATTGCTTTTGCTATTGCAGTCGCTCTGTTTATCCAAGTGACGATATCAACGACCTTAGGAGGGCTATTGCCAATATTAGCCAGAGTCATCAAGCTTGATCCTGCGGTCCTAGTTAGCCCTGTACTTGCCTCGATCGTTGATATTTCAGGTATGTGGATCTACTTTACCGTGGTGAATTACTTTTTAGGTTTAGCCTGACTTGCTTTTAAAACATCACGATAAAATTCTTGTTCGAATAATGTGATAGGAGCGGTGACTGGTTTGCCATCGCCGCTCTTACTTGGGAAGTAGTCACTCACAAATTGAATAAACATCGTTTCAGGTTGACCATTTTTATTTAAACCGTATCCCGCCATATTGTAAGTACCGTATAAAGAACCACTTTTAGCGATAAGTTGATCTGAAATTGGGTTTTTTCTCATGCTAGAGCGATATTTCAAGGTTCCATTCTTTCCAGCGACAGGCATCAGTTTTATCAAGTTAAGTTGCTGATCATTTTCCCAGATATAGTGCAGAACATGAGACATGTCTGATGCGGTTATGCGGTTATTTCTTGATAACCCAGAACCATCAACCAGTTGTGCATCTGTTAAGTCTATACCCGCTTTTGCAAACAGTATTTGCTTGATCGCTTGTGTGCCATTACCAAAACTGCCCGGTTGGACAAAAAAGTGCGCACCTAGCGTTTTTGTTAAATTGTCTGCGATTAAGTTATTCGATTTTTTTAGCATGATATCGAGTAACTGTGGGAGCTTTTCTGAACGGTGCTCAGCGATGAATTCACTCGAACCTTTATTCGCAGGAGCGCCAATGAAAATATCTCCGCTGATTGTCATGTTTAATTCATGCAAAATCTGAGTGATTAAAGCTTGTGTATAGAGTTCGGGTTGCTGAAGAGCAAATTTCAAAGGCAGAGGCTTTGTACGCGACACTAAGCAGCCGGAAAGTGCATAACGATTATTGTCGAAGGTTTGCAGTTCCAAATCACACTGCGTCGCATTTTGTCCTGCTTTAGATACCGTGGTGGCATTTGAAGAAACGGTGATCGGTTGATGTTGTGGGACGTGAACGCGCGTTGAGCCATTAGTTTGAGTATAGATTGATGCCTGAATACAGTTGCCATCGAGAGTAATTGCGGTAGATGGTGCACTGTAGCAGACTCCTAAAATATCCCAAGGCCAGCCTACCGCACGCGGGTATCCAGTAAATGCTGAATTATCTAACCAGAGGTTACCGTCTATCGAATGAGTCCCCATCTGCTTTAGCCGGATGAATAACTGCTTTAGATGAGCTCTTGTGAGTGTTGGATCACCAGAGAAGCGAATAATCAGATCTCGGCCGCTTCTTTCAAGAGTGGTCGGAAAATAGAAATCATCACCTAGCTCTAACTTGGTCGCGAGAGCCGTTAATAGTTTTAAAGTGCTGGCTGGAGGATAGAGTGAAGATGAGTCTTGCTTTATGACTGCGTTATCTGAAGACAATGATTGAATGATTAAACTGCTACGGCTGCCATTTGGCAAATGAGAAGTAGGTGAATATGCGAGAGAGAATTGAGAAAACAGTAAACAACAAACAAGCAATAGCGAACGCATAATAAAAACTTCTAGAAAAGGAGTAGTTATGAGTATACATACATAAAAAAACGCCTGCTAGAGAGCAGGCGTTTAAATTCATTTTGTATCTGAGACTAATTTAGAATCAGGTTAGACTTAGAAGTCGTAACGTAGACCTAAAGCTAGTTCATCTTCAGCATCCATAGATGTTGCAGAACCGTTACCAGCACCAACTTCACCTAGCTTGTCGCCTTTAGAGATTAGGTTGAAGTTGTAAGATACGTAGCCACGGAAGTTAGGCTTGAAGAAGTAAGTTGCATCTACAGCAATGTTATCTGCTGATGTTTCGCCATCAGTTTCTGCATTGTTGTAAGTAGAAGAGAATACAGTTTGACCCATAGTGTAAGCTGCTGCTAGCTCGTAACCTGTGTAGTCTGCATCTTTCTTGTCTTTTTCACCGTCAGTGAATACACCAGCGAAGTATAGATCACCCATTGTGTAAGATGCTGCTAGCATGTATTCGTTTTGGTCTGCTTGGTCCGCGTAACCACCACCAAGTGCTAGGCCAGTTTCGCCGATAGTGTAGATACCAGATAGAGAGTAACCATCTTCACCGTTGTCGCCGTATTCGCCAGGGTTAGTTGTTGTGCCTTCAACACGGTCAGCAAAACGGTAGCTTGCTTTAACATCTAGAGCGTTGAAAGAACCTTTGTACGAGATCATGTTGTCTGTACGGTCAGCAGCCGCAAGTTTGTCTGCTGCAGAGTTACCGTGGTAAGCCATGATATCAGTGAAATCTGTGATTACACCAAGAGCACCGTCGTTTTTACCGTAAGTTACTTCACCAAATTCACCACCGATACCAGCGTAAGCGTAACGGTTATCTAGGCTATCAACAGAAACGTCATTACCATTAGTGTCTGTTACTGTTGCTGGGTCAGTTACGAATTCACCTTCGTAGAAACCAACGCCGTATAGGCCATCTTGGATTTCAACTTTACCTAGGAAGTTAAGACGAACACGTGATTTGTCTTCAACTTTGCCATCTTTCATAGATAGACGAGCTTCAGCACGGCCACCCATTTCTAGAGAAGTACCATCTTGATTGTAGAGTTCAGATGCGTTTGCGCCAGTAGCGATTGCAGCAGCAGCTACAGAAAGTGCAATTAATGTCTTTTTCATTGTTATAAGTCCTAAATTTACTGTCCATAAATTATGCGAGAGGAAGTTCCCGCTCGAGTACTCTCTATTTGCTTAAATCTGATTCGCTATATCTGCGATGTACGAAGCAAGCTCAAGTAATCTGTGGTTACTTTTTACCCCTAAAGTTCATCAGCTCGTTAGTAAAATGATATAAATGAAAGTTATGAACACTGTTTTATTGCTTTTCTATATTCGTAAGCTGTTGTTTTATATTGTTTATGTCGAATGTTATTTTGGCGGGGATTTGCGTTTTTTTTAGCTTTTTTTATATTGGTATGCCCAATTTCTATCGATTTAGCTATTTTTGATAGCCACGAAAAATTAATTCCTGTGAGTCGAATGGTAGTTTCATGCTTGGAAAAATTAATTAAGATGATTTAGCTCTTGAGTTTGTTTAAACTAATAGCATGTTAGTTAATCCCTACTTTAGCTGTTGTGCTAAGAGGGTTTTTTTGTCCAAAGAAAACTTTGGCATAGAGGTTACGTAATGGAAAAGGTTCCAATGACCCTTCGTGGTGAAAGTAAACTGCGAGAAGAATTAGAAAGATTGTTGAAGCTGCGTCCTATTATTTCAGCTGCAATTGGCGAAGCTCGTGAGCTTGGCGATTTAAAGGAGAATGCTGAATATCATGCTGCTCGTGAAGAGCAAGGTATCTGTGAAGCTCAAATTCGTGATATTGAATATAAGCTATCTGTTGCTCAGATCATTGATGTGACTAAAATGGAAAATACCGGAAAAATTATTTTTGGTACTACCGTTACTTTGATCGATGTTGATACCGACGCAGAAGTGAAATATCAAATTGTTTCTGAAGATGAAGCGGATATTAAATCTGGCAGAATTTCTGTTAAATCACCAATTGCACGCGGATTAGTGGGCAAAATGGAGGGGGATGAAGTGATTATCTCGACTCCTGGTGGCGATAAAGACTTTGAAATTGATAAAGTAGAATATATTTAATTTTCAATTTTAGCGTTGAAAACTAAAAAGGCCGCAATGCGGCCTTTTTCTATTTCGTAACAAAGTTTGCAATTAATGCGAACTGTTATTTACGAGGGATCTCGATTTTACGCTCAGGTGTCTGGCGGAATAGTACTAATGTTTTACCAATAGTTTGTACTTTTTCTGCGCTTGTTTCACGAACAATAGCGTCAATAATCAATTGCTTAGTTTCGCGATCTTCTGATGCGACTTTGATTTTGATCAGTTCATGGTGATTCAGAGCAAGATCGATTTCCGCTAGAACAGCCTCAGTTAGTCCATTTGCGCCCATTAGCACAACAGGTTTTAAACTGTGAGCTAGGCCTTTTAGGTGCTGCTTTTGTTTGGTGCTTAGGTTCATTATGCGGCCAATTTTCTTTATTATAAGGGTTGAAAAAACCTATTTTAGCGCCATCTAATCCCGAAGACTATAATTTATTAGGCATTGATGTCGACCAACGAGTTAGGAATCTAATGAGTAAACAGAAACACTCGGCCAGTTCAGGCCGCTGGTTGAAAGAACATTTTGATGATAAGTATGTGAATGAAGCCAAAAAAAGAGGCTATCGTTCACGTGCAATTTTCAAAATTGAAGAGATTCAGAATAAAGATAAATTGCTGAAACCAGGTATGACAGTGGTGGATTTAGGTGCTGCACCTGGAGGTTGGTCACAATATGCAACAGAAATTGTTGGCGAGGAAGGACAAGTCATTGCTTGTGATATTCTCCCAATGGATTCTATTGCGGGAGTGGCTTTTCTGCAAGGTGATTTCCGTGAAGATGCGGTATTAGAGGCCTTGCTAGAAAGAATTCAGCCTGACATGGTAGATGTTGTGATGTCTGATATGGCTCCGAACATGGCTGGAAATCTTTCGGTAGATCAGCCAAGAGGTATGTATTTGGTTGAATTAGCGTTGGATATGTGTCGACAAGTTCTAGCCCCAAATGGTAGCTTTGTAGTTAAAGTATTCCAAGGTGAAGGATTTGATCAGTACACCAAGGAAATACGCAATATGTTCAAAGCAGTTAAAATAAGAAAACCAGATTCTTCGAGAGCTCGCTCCCGTGAAGTCTATATCGTAGCCACTGGTTACAAAGGTTAACGATTTGCTTGCAAAAGCAAAACTTAACACTATAGCTACAGGTTACAAACTGTAGTACCCTACCTTTAATTACAATTAGTTATCGCGAGGCTTACACCTTGAGTGACATGGCAAAAAATTTAATCCTGTGGCTAGTAATCGCAGTCGTCTTAATGTCGGTATTTCAGAGCTTTGGCCCTGGTGAAAGTAACGGTAGAGCGGTTGATTACACCACATTTGTACAAGAAGTTGGCCAAGGCCAAGTACAAGAAGCACAATTTAATGACAGTCAAATAACCTATGTTCGTCGTAGTGGTGGTGCTAAGTTTGTTACTTACATGCCCGTTTATGACAGCAAGCTTCTTGACGACTTAATTAATCAGAAAGTGAAAGTACAAGGTACTCCGCCAGAAGAGCAGAGCTTACTAAGTACTATCTTTATCTCTTGGTTCCCAATGATCTTGCTTATCGGTGTATGGATATTCTTCATGCGTCAAATGCAAGGCGGCGGTGGCGGCAAAGGCGCGATGTCTTTCGGTAAGAGTAAAGCTCGCATGATGAGCGAAGAGCAGATCAAAACATTGTTCTCTGACGTTGCTGGCTGTGATGAAGCAAAAGAAGATGTAAAAGAGCTAGTTGATTACCTTCGTGACCCAAGCCGTTTCCAAAAGCTAGGTGGTAAGATCCCTACCGGTATCTTGTTAGTTGGTCCTCCTGGTACGGGTAAAACGCTACTTGCTAAAGCGATTGCTGGTGAAGCAAAAGTACCGTTCTTTACTATTTCAGGTTCTGACTTTGTTGAAATGTTTGTTGGTGTTGGTGCATCTCGTGTGCGTGACATGTTTGAACAAGCGAAGAAAGCAGCACCTTGTATTATCTTTATTGATGAGATCGATGCTGTAGGTCGTCAACGTGGCGCAGGTGTTGGTGGTGGACACGATGAACGTGAACAAACACTAAACCAAATGCTTGTTGAAATGGATGGATTTGAAGGTAACGAAGGTATTATCGTTATCGCTGCAACCAACCGTCCTGATGTACTAGACCCTGCATTGCTTCGTCCTGGTCGTTTTGACCGTCAAGTGGTTGTTGGACTTCCTGATGTTCGAGGTCGTGAGCAAATCTTGAAAGTACACATGCGTAAAGTTCCACTAGCGGGCGATGTTGAGCCATCACTAATTGCACGTGGTACTCCAGGTTTCTCTGGTGCCGACCTTGCAAACTTAGTCAATGAAGCTGCTCTATTTGCTGCTCGTGGTAATAAACGTAACGTTTCTATGGTTGAGTTCGAACTTGCCAAAGATAAAATCATGATGGGTGCTGAGCGCCGTTCAATGGTGTTGTCTGAAGAAACGAAAGAATCGACGGCTTACCATGAAGCTGGGCACGCAATTGTTGGTCGTTTAGTTCCTGAACACGATCCAGTGTATAAGGTATCTATTATTCCTCGTGGTCGAGCGTTAGGTGTGACGATGTACCTACCTGAGCAAGATCGTGTGAGTATGAATCGCCAACATCTAGAATCAATGATTTCTAGTTTGTACGGTGGTCGTCTAGCTGAAGAGTTGATTTACGGTAAAGACAAAGTCTCTACTGGCGCATCAAATGATATCGAACGTGCAACTGATATTGCTCGTAAGATGGTGACTCAGTGGGGCTTCTCTGAAAAACTTGGTCCTCTGCTTTATGCAGAAGATGAAGGTGAGGTGTTCTTAGGCCGTAGCGTAACTCAAACGAAACATGTTTCGAATGACACGGCTAAACTGATTGATGACGAAGTTCGAATTATCATTGATCGTAACTACGACCGAGCTAGAAAAATTCTTGAGAAAAATATGGATATCATGCATTCAATGAAAGATGCATTGGTGAAATATGAGACGATTGATGCTGGCCAAATTGATGACTTAATGGAACGCAAAGACGATATTCGCGAACCAGCAGGTTGGGCTGATCAAGTTAACGGTAGTGAATCTGCTAAGAGCGAAGCAAAAGCTGAAGTAAAATCAGCGGCTGAAACTCAAGACACAGAACCGAAACCGGACGTTGAAACGAAAGATAAAGATTCAGAATAATTGAATTATGATATTAAGCCCTGAGGAAACTCAGGGCTTTTCTGTTTCTATCGTTTAGCGATAATGAGCATGAGTATATCGAAGAGCGATATGTGTTTTCTTGGGGTATAACCAACGATGATTTTAAAAGCAAATAATAAACAGCTTCACCTCGATCGCCCACATGTGATGGGGATTCTCAATGTTACCCCTGACTCTTTCTCTGATGGTGGAAAGTATCATTTGTTAGATAAAGCGCTGATTCAAGCTCAGCGCATGATTGATGCTGGCGTAAGCATCATTGATATCGGTGGGGAATCAACAAGGCCTGGAGCCCCGGATGTTACGTTGGAAGATGAGTTGAACCGAGTCATTCCTGCCATTAAAGCGATCCGAGAAATATCCGATGTTTGGATCTCTATCGATACCAGTAAAGCTGAGGTGATGCAGCAAGCGATTGCCGCTGGGGCAGATCTAATTAATGACGTTCGGGCACTTCAAGAGCCGGGAGCGTTAGAAGTGGCAGCAAAGGCGCAAGTTCCTGTTTGTCTTATGCATATGCAAGGGCAGCCGCGCACCATGCAAATCACACCGTCGTACCAAGACTTGTTGGTTGATGTAACGTCATTCTTACAAGAGAGAATCGCGGCGTGTGAAGCGGTAGGAATTCAGAAAGAACAGCTGATTTTAGATCCTGGATTTGGCTTTGGGAAAACAATCGATCATAATTACCAACTTCTTGCGCATTTAGATCAATTTCATGCTCTTGGTTTGCCGATTCTTGCGGGGATGTCACGTAAATCAATGGTATTTAAGTTACTCGATAAAGCGCCTGCGGAATGCATGGTCGCAAGCGTAACATGTGCAACGATTGCTGCTTTAAAAGGAGCTCAAATTATTCGAGTCCACGATGTTGAAGAGACAATAGAAGCGATGAAAATTGTCAACGCAACTACTCGAAATTTATAATTGAGCCAAATAATAATTTAAGGAATAAACATGTCAAACAGACGTTACTTCGGCACAGATGGTGTCCGGGGGAAAGTTGGTCAATATCCGATTACCCCTGATTTTGTATTAAAACTTGGTTGGGCTGCTGGTCGAGTGCTAGCAAAACAAGGCACGAAGAAAGTCATTATTGGTAAAGATACTCGAATTTCAGGTTACATGCTTGAATCTGCATTGGAAGCTGGTTTAGCGGCTGCGGGTTTGCAAGCGACGTTTACTGGACCAATGCCAACACCAGCTGTTGCGTATTTAACACAAACTTTCCGAGCGGAAGCGGGGATTGTCATTTCTGCATCACACAACCCTTTTTACGATAACGGTATTAAGTTCTTCTCTTCAGAAGGAACAAAGTTATCAGATGAGATAGAGTTAGCGATCGAAGCTGAGTTAGATAAAGATATTGAGTGTGTAGAATCAGCAGATCTAGGTAAAGCGGTCCGTCTTAATGATGCCGCAGGTCGTTATATCGAATTTTGTAAAAGTACATTCCCAAGTCATTTAAGTCTTGCGGGCATGAAAATCGTAATTGACTGTGCGCATGGAGCGACATACCACATTGCGCCAAGCGTATTCAAAGAGCTTGGTGCTGATGTAATCGCTATGGGTGTTGAGCCGACTGGTACTAACATTAACCATGAAGTCGGAGCCACCGATGTTCGTGCACTGCAAAAACGTGTAGTCGAAGAGAAAGCAGCTCTTGGGCTTGCATTTGATGGTGATGGTGACCGTATCATCATGGTGGATGAATTAGGTAATAAAGTCGATGGCGACCAAATTGCTTATATCATTGCTCGTGATGCACTACGTCGCGGTGAACTAAAAGGTGGTGTTGTCGGTACGCTGATGACAAACCTTGGCATGGAGAACGGACTTAAACAGCTTGGTATTCCATTTGTACGAGCGGCGGTAGGCGACCGTTACGTCATGGAACAATTGTTGCTTAAAGGCTGGAAAATCGGTGCTGAGAACTCAGGTCACGTTATCTTGCTCGATAAAGTGACCACAGGCGATGCTATTGTTGCTGCTCTACAAGTGTTAGCTTCTGTTATCGACAGTGAAATGACATTAAATGAGTTGGCTCAAGGCATGACACTGTATCCACAGGTTCTTATCAATGTTCGCTTTAGTGGTGATTCTAATCCGTTAGATGCGGAAGCAGTAAAACAGTCTGTTTTAGATGTTGAAGCCGAACTTGGTGAAAAAGGACGCGTATTATTACGCAAGTCTGGAACCGAGCCATTATTGCGTGTAATGGTTGAAGGTGAAGATGCTGATTTAGTGCAGAGATCTGCTGATAACATTGCAGAGGCAGTCAAAGCAAGCTGTTAGGCTCAAATGACGAAAGTGCAGGTTCCTTGTCATGGTTGGATAGGGAACTTGGCATTGTTTGTCCTTTTTTTGACCGTTTAAACTTGAAGTTGACGTTTTTTAGCAATTTCTTCTTGTCAGTTAAGCATCCTTTCGCTAGTATTGCTCGGCCTTCAGTTAGGAGGTCGTTAGCTTTGTTTTAAAATTTAATGATTTAAAGCAGTGCTGGCTCAACTATTCGGAACATAGGTGGAAAAATGTTTTCAGTTCTACTTGTGATTTACCTGTTGGCAGCGGTTGGTGTAATTGGCCTCGTGTTGATTCAACAAGGTAAAGGCGCAGATATGGGAGCCTCATTCGGTGCTGGCGCTTCAAACACAGTGTTTGGTGCTGGTGGCTCAGGTAATTTTTTAACCCGAATGACAGCAATTTTTGCAACAGTATTTTTTGTTCTTAGCTTAGTGCTTGGTAATATGTCTACACATAAAACTGAGTCTCAGTGGATTGACCCTACTCAAGGTCAAGTTATCCAACAAGCTGATGACACAATGAGCGAAGTTCCAGCTAAATCTAGCGACGAAATTCCTCAATAACTTTTTTTCGAAAAAGTTCTTTGATGCCGAGATGGTGAAATTGGTAGACACGCTAGCATGAGGTGCTAGTGCCTTAGGGTGTGAGGGTTCGAGTCCCTCTCTCGGCACCATATTTACAAACTTGTAAAAACCTTAATTGAGAGTGTATAATCTCATTAAGTCGGACGCGGGATGGAGCAGTTTGGTAGCTCGTCGGGCTCATAACCCGAAGGTCGTCGGTTCAAATCCGGCTCCCGCAACCATTTTTGATTATTCTTTAATGATTGATTTGGTCGCAAGTTTGCGCAGTGTGAACCTCACTGCGAGTTAAGTGTAAAAGTCCTCTGAGACTATATACTTAACACATCAGGGTCCAGCAACATAAACCTCGATTTTCGGGGTTTTTTGTTATCTGTACTTTTCGATTTTCGAAATTGTATGGGTAGTTTGCTTGGGATTTAAATTGGGCTCTGAGCCCTTTTTTTGTTTCTGGAGTGGTTAAATGACTGGTTTAGAAAGACAACTTACTGAGATGCTAGATGCGCCAGTGGCTGCATTAGGCTATGAGTTAGTTGGATTGGAATTTATTCGTGCTGGTGAGCACTCAACACTACGTATCTACATTGACCATGAAAATGGAATTTTTGTAGAAGATTGTGCTGAAGTTAGCCGTCAAGTAAGTGCAGTGTTAGATGTTGAAGATCCTATTTCTGTGGCGTATAACCTAGAAGTATCTTCACCAGGTTTAGAAAGACCACTATTCAATGCAAATCATTACCAACAATTTATTGGTCATGAGGCAAGCATCGTATTAAAAATGGCCGTTGCTAACCGCCGCAAGTGGAAAGGTACGATCAATGCAGTTGAAGGTGAGACCATCACTGTAACTGTTGACGGGCAAGAAGAACATTTTGCATTGAGCAATATTTCTAAAGCTAACCTAATCCCTAAATTTTAGTTCTCCTAGAGAGAAGAGCTTAAGAGGCTAGATTAATGAACAAAGAAATTTTAGCGGTAGTTGAGGCTGTTTCTAATGAGAAAGCACTTCCTCGTGAGCGTATCTTTGAAGCACTAGAGATCGCATTGGCTACAGCCACTAAGAAAAAACACGCTTTAGAAATTGAAGCGCGTGTTGAAATTGACCGTAAGAGCGGTAATTTTGAAACTTTCCGTCGCTGGGAAGTGGTAGCAGAAGTTGAATTCCCTACAAAAGAGATTTCAATTGAAGCGGCACAGTATGAAGATGAAACCCTAGAGCTTGGCGGTTTTGTTGAAGACGAAATTGAGTCAGTAACGTTTGACCGTATTACTACTCAAACAGCAAAACAAGTTATCGTACAAAAAGTACGTGAAGCTGAGCGTGCTCAAATCGTTGAACAGTTTATTGATAACGAGGGTGACTTAGTTACTGGCGTTGTGAAAAAAGTTAACCGCGATACAGTTGTTCTGGATCTTGGTAACCAAGCAGAAGCGGTAATTTTACGAGATGACCAACTTCCTCGTGAAAACTTCCGTCCAGGTGACCGTGTTCGTGGTTTACTATATGCAGTTAAGCCAGATGCTCGTGGTTTCCAACTGTTCGTAACTCGTTCAAAACCTGAAATGCTAGTTGAATTATTCCGCGTAGAAGTGCCTGAAATTGGTGAAGAGCTAATTGAACTGAAAGGTGCTGCTCGTGATCCTGGTTCACGCGCGAAAATTGCAGTGAAAACTAACGATAAACGTATTGATCCAATCGGTGCGTGTGTTGGTATGCGTGGCGCTCGTGTTCAAGCTGTTTCTGGCGACTTAGGTGGCGAACGTATTGATATCGTTATGTGGGATGATAATCCTGCGCAATTCGTTATCAACGCAATGGCTCCAGCTGACGTAGCATCAATCATTGTTGATGAAGATTCGCACTCAATGGATATTGCTGTTGAAGCCGATAACCTAGCTCAAGCTATTGGCCGTAGTGGTCAAAACGTACGTCTAGCTTCACAACTTACTGGTTGGGAACTTAACGTAATGACAGTTGCTGATCTAGAGAAGAAGCACCAAGAAGAATCAGTAGCTGCTATTGAAAGCTTCATGAAGCACCTTGATATCGAACAAGATTTTGCAGAAATGCTTGTTGAAGAAGGTTTCTCAACACTTGAAGAAGTGGCTTACGTACCAGTACATGAACTATTAGAAGTTGATGGTCTGGACGAAGGTATTGTTGAAGAGCTACGTGGCCGAGCAAAAGATGCTCTAACTACATTAGCCCTTGCTCAAGAAGAGACATTCGATGGTGTTGAGCCAGCAGAAGATCTATTAGGTCTTGAAGGTCTTGAGCGCGAGATGGCATTCAAATTGGCAGCAAAAGGTGTAGTAACACTTGAAGACCTTGCTGACCAAGGTGTAGACGAACTTGAAGGTATCGAAGATCTAACAGAAGAACGCGCAGGTGAGCTAATCATGGCTGCACGTAACATTTGTTGGTTCGGCGACGAAGCATAATTCAGCAAGGAGAGAGCGGTATGACAGATTTAACAGTTAAAGCACTGAGTGAAGAAATTGGTACTCCAGTTGACCGCTTATTAGAACAACTTGCTGATGCTGGAATGAAAAAAGCAGGTAATGACCAAGTTTCTGATACAGAGAAGCAACAACTTCTCATGCATCTT
It encodes:
- the nusA gene encoding transcription termination factor NusA yields the protein MNKEILAVVEAVSNEKALPRERIFEALEIALATATKKKHALEIEARVEIDRKSGNFETFRRWEVVAEVEFPTKEISIEAAQYEDETLELGGFVEDEIESVTFDRITTQTAKQVIVQKVREAERAQIVEQFIDNEGDLVTGVVKKVNRDTVVLDLGNQAEAVILRDDQLPRENFRPGDRVRGLLYAVKPDARGFQLFVTRSKPEMLVELFRVEVPEIGEELIELKGAARDPGSRAKIAVKTNDKRIDPIGACVGMRGARVQAVSGDLGGERIDIVMWDDNPAQFVINAMAPADVASIIVDEDSHSMDIAVEADNLAQAIGRSGQNVRLASQLTGWELNVMTVADLEKKHQEESVAAIESFMKHLDIEQDFAEMLVEEGFSTLEEVAYVPVHELLEVDGLDEGIVEELRGRAKDALTTLALAQEETFDGVEPAEDLLGLEGLEREMAFKLAAKGVVTLEDLADQGVDELEGIEDLTEERAGELIMAARNICWFGDEA
- the rimP gene encoding ribosome maturation factor RimP, which gives rise to MTGLERQLTEMLDAPVAALGYELVGLEFIRAGEHSTLRIYIDHENGIFVEDCAEVSRQVSAVLDVEDPISVAYNLEVSSPGLERPLFNANHYQQFIGHEASIVLKMAVANRRKWKGTINAVEGETITVTVDGQEEHFALSNISKANLIPKF